The sequence ATATAtctcttgatatatatatatatatatatatatatatatatatatatatatatatatagcaaccAATACTCAATATTTCAATGCAGACACCAGTATCTGTATACAGGTGCACTGTTATGTAAATAAAAAGACCATGCCAGGGTAAAAATAAATCTTACACCATCCATATAAGAACAGCCATTTCTAGCTGTTGAGTCACCAACACATGGTTGCAGTGATGGTTTGCCATCAACTGCATCTACAGGAGCAGACCATTCATTAAGATCCAGCTGAATCTTTTTTCCGACTCTTGATAGCAAATCTTGTTCCACAGCAGTTTCTGGTTGCTGGGGCTGTGGATGACAAGCCAAATGTTGGTTTGACATCAGCGGACGAAACGGCCTCGGATGATGAACTGATGATTGGTTTGGCGTCGCAGCCGGCCCGATAGATGTATTCTGCATTGAACGAGGTAGAGATTGCACAAATCCCTGCCGAATTTTGCATACAATGCAAGCAGACCGTTCAGCTTCACAGCAAAGAAGAGAAACAGAAACTCGGAAGAAGTTCTTCGCAATGTAAGCAACTTTCACTTACAGTCTGAAGCAAATGAGGCTGCCGATAGCCATATAAATTCGGTCCTACAAGGTAATCACAGGACAGAATGTTAATGCTCGTTAGAGAGAAGTCATGATAAATTAATTCGATCATAGTGAACAAATGTGATCACTGCAATAGATTTTAATTGTCATTCGGATATGATACAAGGTGTTTCTTCATTTTGGAAATGTGTCTGGCTTATTGCTCAGGCTTTATTATCTTCACTTTTAGCTGATCGTCAATAAATGCGTACTACCTTTTTTCCTCATCATCAAAGCAATGCAATTCAGCTGAAAACATAAAGCCTGACTTCCATAGGTTATTTGGAGTGCTTGTGATGATGATGTTAGAATAGAAGTTAGATGTTATTATTTCCAATaagatatctttatttttcttttttgttactTCATAAAAGCATGAGATCTACCTTGGTGTCAGATAGCTTGTGCAACTAAGATGGGAGAAAATCATCAGGGGCAGAACGAGTATTATCCTAGTAATTTTTCAAATTACAATCACAAGGAACTGCCAGGAGAAGCTTTTACTATAAATTACAGAAAAACAACAAACTTAATGAAGGAATAATGGATAAAATAACTGAACAGAGTAGTAAAGCAGACTATAAATtaacaagaaaaatgaaaccAGTAGATTTGCCCATTATAAGGACACACTGGGGGTGACAACAGAAGGCCACAGTATAAATGGCGCCAACCTTGTTTTGGAGTGCCTTGCATGGTCGCATTCCTTATCCCGTTAATCAATGGAAGCAGCCTCAGATAGCACTTTCTGGGATCTCCTTGGGCCTACATacgagaaaagaagaagccaaaTGAATGCAAACACAACAATGCGTGCATGAAAGTATATGTGATGAGAAAGAGCAGACTGAAGGAGGCACCACCTGAATGAAGGGAAGTATATCTTCGATAACCAGGATCAAGTTGAATAGAACATTCCTATGCGGTTGGCTTTCTGCTTAACAATACAAATGCCTCACGTTAGATAATTCGATCAACATTTGTTCTTATCACAGCATCTTCAGTATTTCTGAATGGAAAAGAAGAGAACAGAGAGTTTCCAAGGAAGTTTCAGGAATTCTACTTACCGAGATCCTCGATAGAGAGCCCAGTCTGCTGCCTAAAGAGCCTAGCCAAATTGAACAACCCTATTCTCATCATGTAATGGTACACATGCACGTTGAGCCTGATGTGCCAAAGATTCCAAAAAAAGTCATGCAAAGTATAAAAGATAGGAAAATGGAAAACCAGTTCAGAATAAGGACCAACTCGCCTCCTATGGGCATCTCTAATAAATTTTTCATTAAAGGAAGACATGATCGTGATCAACACGATGCTGCAAAAAgtgaaacaaaaaagaaaaaatataatgaGGATTAGAAGATTAATAGTGTagaaaaattgaatgcataattCAAAAGCAGACGTGATCAAACAGTGAGCTGATTATGTACCATTGCGTCCAACTAAGATGAAAAATTATATGTTTTGAATAACCAAACCCATGCAATggcaaaaagaaataaagaaaacaagaagaagaggaggaagaatacaAGGAGTAAAGAAACGTGAATATTGGCTGATGAAAATACAGAACCCATAAGAACAAGTAGAGGATGATGAAAGACAAGGAGATGACTGTTTCAAAAAAGCAGTTCATTGAGCACCAACTCTATGTATTATTCTTCCAATCTTGACGCGAAAAGAGATGACAGAAAGGAAGTACTTTGCTACCACAATGAATGCAGAGTCTCCACAGCCATTTGTGCAAATCTAAGACTAATGCTGTTCTCAATGAACTGAGCCCTTTATCTTCCCCATCTTTGTTCCTTATCTCCAACCCACTCTCCTCCTCCAAGTGCTTTTATCCCCTCTTCTCTGATCCTTATTTCCtctgaattctaaattcttgtGCAAGATTTCCAAAGTTACTCTTAAATAACGGTTCCTCCTAATGACCATATGAGACGCGTGCAGTGACCAAATGTCACACCGCAGTATACACCAGAGATTATGCCACACTCCCAGTTTCAATTACTCGCCTTCAACACATCGCTacagtaacaaaataaaaaaaaggggggttGTGCTTGTCAGTGTTTAATAAAGACTAGCCTAGAATATCTTCAATATCACTTCCATATTGTGTAAAATTACCAGTAGGAAAATGGGGTTGAGACCTGATTTCAAGAAAAAAGATTCATGTTTTTATCATACATAATATTGTATGATAAAATATGGAttgaatcctttttttttccaaggtAAAAAATATAACGTGGTTCTTGGATAGCTGAAAAAATACTTTGTTCAATATTAGAATTGTAAGTTGAAAGGATAACAATTATCCCATCAAAGTAGTTATAGTAGCATGTCTAGAAGATAAAAGATTTTTTGGACGACACCTAACGTTATTTGAATAACCAGGAGATGGATGATTCCCTTATTTAGAGAATGAATAACCATGGTGatgtgatttcagatttaaaaaTAAGTATTGTTTCTCGCCCACTTAGGTTTGATGGTCACTAAATCCATCCAGACATACACCACACAAAGTAGCACTCTCTTAGGTCATCAAATTGCATTGGAAATatatagataccaaaatatgaaattcAATAAGAATACCACATAATGGAATTATATTTACTTCTCCCTGATATGCATGATTATTAGGAAACCTAAGTAGGTAAAGCAATGATTAATATTGAAACTTACCAGGCACTTTAGATGCCATTTATAGTTTGACctttttctagttttttttGCTAACAATTAATATAATAAAGCACATTTTAAGCATTCTACTCTTTTTGTGAACCCAACATGATCCATACAACCAATACTTGAGAAGAATTTAAAAGATCCATGTAGTATAAATATTGAAGTCTAATATCTATatagtaccggtaccggtcggcgtactggTGGCAGCCCAAACCGGTATGGTACCGGTCTGTACCAGTTCCATACCGGTCTCGTTGAATGGCCGAGGTTCTGTCCCGGCCCATACCGGTCCTCTAACGATAAACTTCCGGTACCAGATtctacgctgatccggtaccggtcccaggccggaccaATACGCACCGGACGGCAGACCTTGTATACAACCATTTCATAATGAAGGTGTAGTTGATGATATGTGAGATTTAGTCTCACATAGAATAATCAGTAGAAGGTAGATGGATTCATATAGATAGCGAAGCCTAGCACCTAGTAACTTGAGCTTTTAAGTTGAGGAGTACAACTGGGAGAAGACTTTAATATATTGGTCAAAACTAATTAAAATAAGCCCAATCATTTATAAATCCCTAACAGCCTCTTCCTTCATGCGACCTAATTTAACTCCCTCCTCGGTCCAATCGACTAGTACTCGTCAATTAAGTTATCGCTCCAATCCAAGAACCCAAACTCCAAGAGCCACATTGCACTTCATTCATTATGTTATGGCTCCAATCCAAGAATCTCCCCCTCTAAGAGCCACATTTTATCGTAGCTGTACGGAAGTCCGATCTTGCATGTTCCATCTACCTCCCATTGATTCTTTTGTACGCCCTGAGTGTTCTTGTTCTTTCCCATGATCTAATAATCTCTTCCTTAGGAATTTAGTCCAAGTCCAAACCCAAATTGCAACCAACCCAGTCACGACTTGTGGTAACTCAAGCCTAACAGAGTACCAACCCAAGCCCATTCTACATATCCCAACCATAATTGACTCTTTTCTAACCTTTAACTAACCCAAACCTACGTTACAAGCAGCCCAAACCTAACGTATAGCGAACCAACTCATTGTCTTATATTAATTCGGTCTTTAAAAATAAACCATCCCAAGCCTACTTCATTTCTATCTCTCTCCACATCTCCAAACTACTCTCCACAATTTCAAGCCCATACCATCCCTTTAAGATCAAGAAATTATAACTTCACAAGACTTACATAGACTATTAGCCCATGAGAAATCTAATTTTGTAAATGATCTCCATGTACTGATCTCGCACCCCTGCTGAACTATTTGGACTTAGTAGGTGAATCTAACACACTCTCACTACCTTCTCTCCTTTATTCATTTTAAATAGCCATATGTTCCCTTCCCTCCAACTCATCCTTCGCTAGTTAAGTAAACTCATGAAACTCTGACCATCTTATCCGCACATTTCATCCTATAAG is a genomic window of Phoenix dactylifera cultivar Barhee BC4 chromosome 4, palm_55x_up_171113_PBpolish2nd_filt_p, whole genome shotgun sequence containing:
- the LOC113462720 gene encoding uncharacterized protein LOC113462720, translated to MMRIGLFNLARLFRQQTGLSIEDLESQPHRNVLFNLILVIEDILPFIQAQGDPRKCYLRLLPLINGIRNATMQGTPKQGPNLYGYRQPHLLQTGFVQSLPRSMQNTSIGPAATPNQSSVHHPRPFRPLMSNQHLACHPQPQQPETAVEQDLLSRVGKKIQLDLNEWSAPVDAVDGKPSLQPCVGDSTARNGCSYMDGVGWFKQPDMLQDEQNDRKRKQPEQSEFGNVRSGDSITWLGKSCGISSNSTSMSSMQQFSIGNSGQKLLRGLPPQPSSKWNTTSYQLRAIQEKSIRGILQSISDIGGSQKHELSEKAAVMQVQSACQNVTPAKENIYHYSNSLPLTPDPGSHPAAFVQGESSKRQEGNDADVGPSFFS